In one Candidatus Planktophila versatilis genomic region, the following are encoded:
- a CDS encoding LysE/ArgO family amino acid transporter: MVIAFLPGLLTGLSLIIAIGAQNAFVIRQGLAKSHVLLVVVICAASDALLIFLGTGGLGAVIQSQPRALEIIRWFGVAYLTFFGLNTLRKVFRPGALSIEGETSISRKAAIASVLGFTFLNPHVYLDTVILLGSISNQFHSDRWYFALGAAIGSILWFSALGFGARAASRFMTKPIFWKVLDYIIANVMFAVAIFLIFYDFKA; encoded by the coding sequence ATGGTGATTGCATTTCTCCCAGGCTTACTGACTGGCCTCTCTCTCATCATCGCCATCGGCGCCCAGAATGCTTTCGTCATCCGGCAGGGCTTAGCTAAATCCCATGTCCTACTCGTGGTGGTTATTTGCGCAGCATCCGATGCACTGCTTATCTTCCTTGGCACGGGAGGACTTGGAGCTGTTATTCAATCGCAACCGCGCGCACTTGAAATCATTCGTTGGTTCGGCGTTGCCTACCTCACCTTCTTTGGACTCAACACTCTGCGCAAGGTTTTCCGCCCCGGTGCTTTAAGTATTGAAGGCGAGACTTCAATTTCGCGCAAAGCTGCGATCGCATCTGTGCTCGGATTTACTTTTCTTAATCCTCATGTGTATCTCGATACCGTTATCTTGCTTGGAAGTATTTCAAACCAATTCCATAGCGATCGCTGGTATTTCGCACTCGGCGCCGCTATCGGCAGCATCCTCTGGTTCTCAGCACTCGGTTTTGGAGCCCGCGCTGCTTCGCGGTTTATGACAAAGCCAATCTTTTGGAAAGTGCTTGATTACATCATTGCCAATGTGATGTTTGCGGTGGCAATCTTCCTGATCTTCTACGACTTTAAGGCTTAG
- a CDS encoding DMT family transporter — translation MNTSTRRMGILAVLGSALCFGTTGTTQQLGVPDISPLAVGAARLLCGSLFLFAFAYIQRSQRGSIRMSRRDLLICGFGVAGYQLTFFSAVHITGIAISTVTALGSVPTFSAIVAYLVMGEKPSKSWYLGTSVTILGIILVGTANGIAEFKPLGILLAAIAGFGFAVFNVVSRKSLAAGAQDIWLTATSFGVAALITVPFLFAQNPEWILTTKGGLSVLWLGLVPTAIGYFLFTSGLKKIDSSTAATVVLAEPATATILAAVVIGESLVLQSYLGIAIVAAGILYISRAKP, via the coding sequence GTGAACACCTCAACAAGGCGGATGGGAATTCTTGCAGTCCTAGGATCCGCACTCTGTTTTGGAACCACAGGTACTACTCAGCAGCTAGGCGTTCCAGATATTTCACCCCTGGCTGTGGGCGCCGCCAGACTTCTCTGCGGCTCACTCTTTCTCTTTGCCTTTGCTTACATCCAGCGCTCACAGCGCGGAAGTATTCGTATGTCTAGGCGAGACTTATTGATCTGCGGCTTTGGCGTGGCGGGCTATCAACTCACTTTTTTTAGCGCAGTTCACATCACCGGCATTGCGATCTCCACCGTTACCGCACTCGGAAGCGTTCCCACATTCTCTGCCATCGTCGCCTATTTAGTGATGGGAGAAAAACCTTCTAAGAGTTGGTATCTGGGCACATCGGTGACAATCCTTGGAATCATTTTAGTTGGCACAGCAAACGGTATTGCCGAATTTAAGCCACTCGGGATTCTTTTGGCAGCAATCGCTGGGTTTGGCTTTGCCGTCTTTAATGTTGTTAGCCGAAAATCTCTAGCGGCAGGGGCGCAAGATATTTGGTTGACCGCGACTTCATTTGGTGTGGCAGCGCTCATTACCGTGCCATTTCTTTTTGCCCAAAATCCAGAGTGGATTCTCACAACTAAGGGTGGTCTATCAGTTCTATGGCTCGGACTCGTTCCCACAGCTATTGGGTATTTTCTCTTCACATCAGGGCTCAAGAAAATTGATTCAAGTACGGCCGCAACCGTGGTCTTAGCAGAGCCTGCAACTGCCACCATCTTGGCCGCAGTAGTTATTGGCGAAAGTCTTGTTCTCCAGAGCTATCTTGGCATTGCAATTGTTGCTGCGGGAATTCTCTATATCTCGCGGGCTAAGCCTTAA